One genomic segment of Bradyrhizobium diazoefficiens includes these proteins:
- the hemE gene encoding uroporphyrinogen decarboxylase codes for MPQSATKPFIDVLSGHRQTIPPMWMMRQAGRYLPEYREVRAKAGGFLDLCFNPELAAEVTLQPIRRFGFDAAIIFSDILVIPHALGRFVRFEIGEGPRLEPLDDPAKVATLAAQADFGKLEPVFEALRMVRGALDPKIALIGFCGAPWTVATYMVAGHGTPDQAPARMMAYRHPEAFAKIIEVLVENSIAYLLAQLEAGANALQIFDTWAGVLPPAEFVRWSVEPTRRIVEGVRAKAPDARIIGFPRGAGAQLPGYVDSTGVNAVSIDWTAEPAFIRERVQSKVAVQGNLDPLVLITGGDALDRAVDNVLANFAAGRFIFNLGHGIQPETPIAHVEQMLRRVRG; via the coding sequence GTGCCCCAGTCTGCGACGAAACCTTTCATCGACGTGCTCTCCGGCCACCGCCAGACCATCCCGCCCATGTGGATGATGCGGCAGGCCGGCCGTTATCTGCCGGAATATCGCGAGGTGCGCGCCAAGGCCGGCGGCTTCCTCGATCTCTGCTTCAACCCGGAGCTTGCCGCCGAAGTCACGCTGCAACCGATCCGCAGGTTCGGCTTCGACGCAGCGATCATCTTCTCCGACATCCTCGTGATCCCCCACGCGCTCGGCCGCTTCGTGCGCTTCGAGATCGGCGAGGGTCCGCGGCTGGAGCCGCTGGATGATCCGGCGAAGGTTGCCACGCTGGCCGCCCAGGCTGACTTCGGCAAGCTCGAACCGGTGTTCGAGGCACTGCGGATGGTGCGCGGCGCGCTCGATCCCAAGATCGCGCTGATCGGCTTCTGCGGCGCGCCTTGGACGGTTGCGACCTACATGGTCGCGGGCCACGGCACGCCCGACCAGGCACCGGCGCGGATGATGGCCTACCGGCATCCCGAGGCGTTTGCAAAAATCATCGAGGTCCTGGTCGAGAACTCGATCGCGTACCTGCTGGCGCAGTTAGAGGCCGGCGCCAATGCGCTGCAGATCTTCGACACCTGGGCCGGCGTGCTGCCGCCCGCCGAATTCGTGCGCTGGTCGGTCGAGCCGACGCGGCGCATCGTCGAAGGCGTGCGCGCAAAAGCACCGGATGCCAGGATCATCGGTTTTCCGCGCGGGGCCGGCGCGCAATTGCCTGGTTACGTCGATTCGACCGGAGTGAATGCCGTCAGCATCGACTGGACCGCAGAGCCCGCCTTCATCCGCGAGCGGGTGCAGAGCAAGGTCGCCGTGCAGGGCAATCTCGATCCGCTGGTGCTGATCACGGGGGGCGATGCGCTCGACCGCGCCGTGGACAACGTGCTGGCGAACTTTGCTGCCGGCCGCTTCATCTTCAATCTCGGCCACGGCATCCAGCCGGAAACGCCGATCGCCCATGTCGAGCAGATGCTGAGGCGCGTGCGGGGGTAA
- the hemC gene encoding hydroxymethylbilane synthase, with the protein MATRFRIGTRKSAMALAQTDEIARRLTAAMPDLDVEIVKFDTTGDLDQTSKLLPHGGKGGAFVTQIRAAVLSGELRAAMHSLKDMPGNEDTPGLVIGATLSRDPPGDALVLRDGLSLEAFRQARGRGFKIGTNAVRRAAYARRLFPEAEIIHFRGAADTRVRKLDNRTKQRLPDGGEVGPADALIMARSGLDRVGLSHRIAYEFSAAEMLPAAGQGIVAVECAAQDWETRQILASIDDPAAHASADAEREVLWVLNGHCNSPVAAFSTIAGDQMSLTASVLDLSGNTIIEASRAGPANRPRELGRAVGLDLLAKGAAEIIERSRPR; encoded by the coding sequence TTGGCTACGCGATTCAGGATCGGCACCCGCAAGAGCGCGATGGCGCTGGCACAGACGGACGAGATTGCGCGCCGCCTGACCGCCGCCATGCCCGATCTCGATGTCGAGATCGTCAAGTTCGACACCACGGGCGATCTCGACCAGACCAGCAAGCTGTTGCCGCATGGCGGCAAAGGCGGCGCCTTCGTGACGCAGATCCGCGCCGCCGTGCTGTCAGGCGAATTGCGGGCCGCGATGCATTCGCTGAAGGACATGCCGGGCAACGAGGATACGCCCGGCCTCGTCATCGGCGCCACGCTGTCGCGCGATCCGCCCGGCGACGCGCTGGTGCTGCGCGATGGTCTTTCGCTGGAAGCGTTTCGGCAAGCGCGCGGCCGAGGCTTCAAGATCGGCACCAATGCCGTGCGGCGTGCGGCCTACGCGCGCCGGCTGTTTCCGGAAGCCGAGATCATTCATTTCCGCGGCGCCGCCGATACGCGGGTGCGCAAGCTCGACAACAGGACGAAGCAGCGTCTGCCTGATGGCGGCGAGGTGGGACCGGCCGATGCGCTGATCATGGCACGCTCCGGCCTCGATCGCGTCGGCCTGTCCCATCGCATCGCCTACGAGTTTTCGGCCGCGGAGATGCTGCCCGCAGCAGGGCAGGGCATCGTCGCCGTCGAATGCGCGGCGCAGGACTGGGAGACGCGGCAAATCCTCGCATCGATCGACGATCCCGCCGCGCATGCCTCGGCCGATGCCGAACGCGAGGTGTTGTGGGTGCTTAACGGGCACTGCAATTCACCGGTGGCCGCCTTCTCAACCATCGCGGGCGATCAGATGTCGCTCACCGCATCCGTACTCGACCTCTCCGGCAACACCATCATCGAAGCCTCGCGCGCAGGCCCCGCCAATCGTCCGCGTGAGCTCGGCCGTGCGGTGGGGCTGGATCTGCTGGCGAAGGGCGCCGCCGAGATCATCGAGCGCAGCCGGCCGCGCTAG
- a CDS encoding GMC family oxidoreductase, which yields MNANSALAPSDPEFDYVIVGAGSAGCVLANRLSANGRHSVLLLEAGPKDSNIWIHVPLGYGKLFKEKTVNWMYQTEPEPELKGRQVFQPRGKTLGGSSSINGLLYVRGQHEDYDRWRQLGNTGWGYDDVLPYFKKAENQVRGADQYHGTGGPLPVSNMIVTDPLSKAFIDAAVETGLPYNPDFNGATQEGVGLFQTTTRNGRRASTSVAYLGPAKTRGNLKIETSAHAHRILFEGRRAVGVEYREGAVMRRARARKEVVLSSGAYNSPQLLQLSGVGPADLLRKHGIEIVLDAQGVGHDLQDHMQVRIVMRCSQKITLNDTINHPLRRTLAGARYALFRKGWLTIAAGTAGAFFKTNPRLASPDIQVHFLPFSTDKMGERLHDFSGFTASVCQLRPESRGSLRIKSADPTVPPEIRINYMSTETDRTTNVEGIKILRKILNAPAMKPFVVSEYDPGAKVSTDAEILDYCRERGSTIYHPTSTCRMGNDALAVVDQRLKVRGLEALRVVDGSIMPDLVSGNTNAPIIMIAEKASDMILRDAR from the coding sequence ATGAACGCAAATTCCGCCCTCGCACCGTCAGATCCCGAATTCGACTACGTCATCGTCGGCGCCGGCTCGGCCGGCTGCGTCCTTGCCAACCGCCTGTCGGCGAATGGCAGGCACAGCGTGCTGCTGCTCGAGGCCGGCCCAAAGGACTCCAACATCTGGATTCATGTGCCGCTCGGTTACGGCAAGCTGTTCAAGGAGAAGACGGTCAACTGGATGTACCAGACCGAGCCGGAGCCCGAGCTGAAGGGACGGCAAGTATTCCAGCCGCGCGGAAAAACGCTGGGCGGATCTAGCTCGATCAACGGCCTGCTCTATGTCCGCGGCCAGCATGAGGATTACGACCGCTGGCGCCAGCTCGGCAACACCGGCTGGGGCTATGACGACGTGCTGCCTTACTTCAAGAAGGCCGAGAACCAGGTGCGCGGCGCCGATCAATATCACGGCACCGGCGGTCCGCTGCCGGTCTCCAACATGATCGTGACCGATCCGCTGTCGAAGGCGTTCATCGACGCCGCGGTCGAGACCGGTCTGCCCTACAATCCCGATTTCAACGGCGCCACGCAGGAAGGCGTCGGCCTGTTCCAGACCACGACGCGCAACGGCCGCCGCGCTTCGACGTCGGTCGCCTATCTCGGACCCGCGAAGACGCGCGGCAATCTCAAGATCGAGACCTCCGCACACGCTCATCGCATCCTGTTCGAGGGCCGCCGCGCGGTCGGCGTCGAGTACCGAGAGGGCGCAGTTATGCGCCGCGCGCGTGCGCGGAAAGAAGTCGTGCTGTCGAGCGGCGCCTACAATTCGCCTCAGCTCTTGCAGCTCTCCGGCGTCGGTCCCGCCGATCTCCTGCGCAAGCACGGCATCGAAATCGTGCTGGATGCGCAAGGTGTCGGCCACGATCTCCAGGACCACATGCAGGTCCGCATCGTGATGCGCTGCTCGCAGAAGATCACGCTTAACGATACCATCAATCATCCGCTCCGCCGCACGCTCGCCGGCGCCCGCTACGCGCTGTTCCGCAAGGGCTGGCTGACGATCGCGGCCGGCACAGCGGGCGCGTTCTTCAAGACCAATCCGCGGCTGGCCTCGCCCGATATTCAAGTGCACTTCCTGCCGTTCTCAACCGACAAGATGGGCGAGAGGCTGCATGATTTTTCCGGCTTCACCGCGTCGGTGTGCCAGCTCCGTCCCGAAAGCCGCGGCAGCTTGCGCATCAAAAGCGCCGACCCGACCGTGCCGCCGGAAATCCGCATCAACTACATGTCCACGGAGACCGACCGGACCACCAATGTCGAGGGCATCAAGATCCTGCGCAAGATATTGAACGCGCCGGCGATGAAGCCGTTCGTGGTCAGTGAGTACGATCCCGGCGCGAAGGTATCCACGGATGCCGAGATCCTGGATTATTGCCGCGAGCGCGGCAGCACCATCTACCATCCGACCTCGACGTGCCGTATGGGCAACGACGCGCTCGCGGTGGTGGACCAGCGGCTGAAGGTGAGGGGGCTCGAGGCCCTGCGCGTCGTCGATGGCTCGATCATGCCGGACCTCGTCTCGGGGAATACGAACGCGCCGATCATCATGATCGCCGAGAAGGCATCCGATATGATATTGCGGGATGCGCGGTAG
- a CDS encoding TetR/AcrR family transcriptional regulator gives MAKQAERRAATTEAILTAARRLFGTQGFAATTMDEIASDAGVAKGAVYHHFKTKEAVFEAVFDSVSRDLVAEIDSAARAEKDVLAAMVAGTQHYFAATAKGPTGQIILRDGPAVLGWERWREIDAQHFGGKMPRALAMAMEAGLIARQPVEPLARLLLGAVTEAAVACAGRADIARAGAEYARAFKSLVEALRLEP, from the coding sequence ATGGCAAAGCAGGCGGAGCGGCGGGCGGCGACGACGGAGGCGATCCTGACGGCGGCGCGCCGGCTGTTCGGAACGCAAGGTTTCGCCGCCACCACTATGGACGAGATCGCGTCAGATGCCGGCGTCGCCAAGGGCGCGGTCTATCATCACTTTAAGACCAAAGAGGCGGTGTTCGAAGCGGTGTTCGATTCTGTCTCGCGCGACCTCGTCGCCGAAATCGACAGCGCAGCGCGGGCCGAGAAGGACGTGCTCGCCGCGATGGTGGCCGGCACCCAGCATTATTTTGCCGCGACCGCCAAGGGCCCGACCGGTCAGATCATCCTGCGCGACGGCCCCGCCGTGCTCGGCTGGGAGCGCTGGCGCGAGATCGACGCGCAGCACTTTGGCGGCAAGATGCCGCGTGCACTCGCGATGGCGATGGAGGCCGGCCTGATCGCGCGGCAGCCGGTCGAGCCGTTGGCGCGGCTGCTGCTCGGCGCGGTGACCGAGGCTGCGGTCGCCTGCGCCGGACGCGCCGATATCGCAAGGGCGGGCGCGGAATATGCCCGTGCGTTCAAGTCGCTGGTCGAGGCGCTGCGCCTCGAGCCATGA
- a CDS encoding nuclear transport factor 2 family protein gives MPSRDIVEAFAKRLEDGDFVGAIEQFYAPDAATYENNAAPTIGRDKLAAKERGVLAAFKEVKAIRVGPSLIQGDHVATRWMFSFTNAEGVTRTLDEIAWQTWRGDQLSEERFYYDPKQLGR, from the coding sequence ATGCCGAGCCGTGACATCGTGGAAGCCTTTGCCAAGCGCCTGGAGGATGGGGATTTCGTCGGGGCGATCGAGCAATTCTATGCGCCCGATGCCGCCACTTACGAGAACAACGCCGCGCCAACGATCGGACGGGACAAGCTGGCCGCGAAGGAGCGCGGGGTGCTGGCCGCCTTCAAGGAGGTCAAGGCCATCCGTGTCGGGCCGAGCCTGATCCAGGGCGATCATGTCGCGACGCGCTGGATGTTCAGCTTCACCAATGCTGAAGGCGTCACGCGAACCCTGGACGAGATCGCATGGCAGACCTGGCGGGGCGACCAGCTGAGCGAGGAGCGGTTCTATTACGATCCCAAGCAATTAGGGCGGTGA
- a CDS encoding ATP-dependent Clp protease proteolytic subunit yields MTVFKVLCWIGGILLFWGFFQLPSKSGDVASRQTLSISEEPDRIVLGWSGPVQEPMSERVAAALDRYKADRRRLVLILNSPGGSIEHGRKVVATIRGRDRAIDTLVQKAGVCASMCVPIFLAGTRRMADPEAYFMFHQASLNIRTRDIIKRQELSASDQDFLSQAVKTIETIEAQATEDLFRNDIGIRGVSAAWLTMMRKKISGHDVWVSGQQLVDEGSGIVDNLVRTPVPQRG; encoded by the coding sequence GTGACGGTGTTCAAGGTGCTTTGCTGGATCGGCGGCATCCTGCTCTTCTGGGGCTTCTTCCAATTGCCGTCCAAATCCGGCGATGTGGCATCCCGGCAGACCTTGTCGATCAGCGAGGAGCCGGACCGCATCGTGCTCGGCTGGAGCGGCCCCGTGCAGGAGCCGATGAGCGAGCGTGTCGCTGCAGCGTTGGATCGTTACAAGGCCGATCGACGCCGGCTCGTCCTCATCCTCAACTCGCCGGGCGGCTCGATCGAACATGGGCGCAAGGTCGTCGCCACGATACGCGGGCGCGATCGCGCGATCGACACGCTGGTCCAGAAGGCCGGCGTCTGCGCCTCGATGTGCGTTCCGATCTTTCTCGCAGGCACGAGGCGCATGGCCGATCCCGAAGCCTACTTCATGTTTCACCAGGCTAGCCTGAACATCCGCACTAGGGACATCATCAAGCGGCAGGAGCTCAGCGCATCCGACCAGGATTTCCTCTCACAGGCCGTCAAGACAATCGAGACAATCGAGGCGCAAGCCACCGAGGATCTGTTCCGCAACGACATCGGCATCCGCGGCGTCAGCGCGGCATGGCTTACGATGATGCGCAAGAAAATCTCAGGCCACGATGTCTGGGTGAGCGGCCAACAGCTCGTGGATGAGGGCTCCGGCATCGTCGACAACCTCGTCCGGACACCCGTTCCCCAGCGGGGCTGA
- a CDS encoding TAXI family TRAP transporter solute-binding subunit: MSSSDDTSAASDAARRRRRRSHTLLLILAVGFLVFCAAAGALFYVLRPVTLRIAVGPDGSDDHKVIQAAAGAFASESRTMRLSVITTGGAAEALALLGSGKAQLAVGRGDLEMPADAQAVAVLRKNFVVLWSPSARAGRSSKKRPAATIKEISDLAGHKVGVIGRTPANAAVLKVILSASGVEADKVAVTHFGTDQIEELARDPTLDAFMAVGPLDSKITSSAIAATARARGKPKFLAIEASEAIALKHPRYESEEIPPSVFNAEPAWPDDKVETISVSHFIVAQKALSETTVAAFFRQLFAVRQVIARQAPGAAHITKPDTERDAELQVHRGAAAVIEGTERTFLDRYGDYFWFALLLLSGIGSAGAWVRHYLNRDDRDENTGHRHRIMAMVAGVRTAESDQKLFAMQREVDAIIGQALECYDDGAIEEEELAAFALVLELFNHAVVERRAALRAGTLEPVRGGAVNRSLPSPR, translated from the coding sequence ATGTCCTCGTCCGATGATACAAGTGCGGCCAGTGACGCAGCCCGCCGACGGCGCAGAAGAAGCCATACTTTACTACTGATCCTGGCGGTCGGATTTCTTGTTTTTTGCGCCGCAGCGGGCGCCCTGTTCTATGTATTGCGGCCCGTCACGCTTCGGATTGCCGTCGGGCCGGACGGCAGCGATGATCACAAGGTGATACAGGCGGCCGCCGGGGCTTTCGCGAGCGAAAGCAGGACAATGAGGCTGTCTGTGATCACCACCGGCGGTGCGGCCGAAGCTCTCGCTCTGCTCGGTTCCGGCAAAGCCCAACTTGCGGTCGGTCGCGGCGATCTGGAGATGCCTGCCGATGCCCAAGCCGTGGCGGTCCTGCGCAAGAACTTCGTCGTGCTCTGGTCGCCTTCCGCACGCGCGGGCAGGAGCTCCAAAAAAAGGCCGGCGGCGACGATCAAGGAGATCTCCGATCTCGCAGGGCACAAGGTCGGCGTGATCGGCCGGACGCCGGCGAACGCCGCAGTGCTGAAGGTCATCCTGAGCGCCTCCGGCGTGGAGGCGGACAAGGTCGCGGTGACGCACTTCGGCACGGATCAGATCGAGGAGCTGGCGCGCGACCCAACCCTTGATGCATTCATGGCGGTCGGTCCGCTCGACAGCAAAATTACCTCCAGTGCCATCGCGGCGACGGCGAGGGCGCGAGGCAAGCCGAAGTTTCTCGCGATCGAGGCGTCAGAGGCGATCGCCCTGAAGCACCCGCGTTATGAGTCCGAGGAAATTCCACCCAGCGTATTCAATGCGGAGCCGGCTTGGCCGGATGACAAGGTCGAGACGATCAGCGTCAGCCACTTCATCGTGGCGCAAAAGGCCTTGTCTGAAACCACGGTCGCGGCATTTTTCCGGCAGCTGTTCGCCGTCCGTCAGGTGATTGCCCGCCAGGCGCCGGGCGCTGCGCACATCACCAAACCTGACACAGAACGGGACGCCGAGCTACAGGTGCATCGCGGAGCGGCCGCCGTCATTGAAGGCACTGAACGCACCTTCCTCGACAGGTACGGCGATTACTTCTGGTTTGCGCTCCTGCTGCTCTCCGGCATCGGTTCGGCGGGCGCCTGGGTGCGCCATTATTTGAATCGGGATGATAGGGACGAAAACACCGGGCATCGCCACAGAATCATGGCTATGGTCGCCGGGGTACGCACCGCGGAATCCGACCAGAAACTTTTCGCGATGCAACGCGAAGTCGATGCCATCATCGGTCAAGCCCTCGAATGCTACGATGACGGCGCCATCGAGGAAGAGGAACTGGCCGCCTTTGCTCTGGTGCTCGAGCTGTTCAATCACGCAGTTGTCGAGAGGCGGGCCGCCTTGCGAGCAGGCACGCTCGAACCCGTCCGTGGCGGGGCGGTCAATCGCAGCCTCCCCTCTCCACGATAA
- a CDS encoding PDR/VanB family oxidoreductase has translation MRFVETWIPATLVETRDLAPGIREFLIRPDLFDGAAYPVGSHINVSVAIDGLPETRSYSLVGEASPRGFKIAVRRAEDSRGGSRYMWSLQPGARLDISKPSSLLAVDWTRQNYCLIAGGIGITPILGAAQALARRGADVTLHYSVRSRSEAAYLDDLATILDDRLVVHASDEGKRLDLDALFASLPNGAIALFCGPMRMLDAARHAWIGAGHPLPDLRYETFGSSGTLPTESFRVRLKDTDIELEIPRERSMLDVLNASGHDVMYDCKRGECGLCAIDVVAVDGEIDHRDVFFSDHQKQENRKICACVSRARGTITVDTLLRADAV, from the coding sequence ATGCGCTTCGTTGAGACCTGGATTCCGGCCACGCTCGTTGAGACGCGCGATCTCGCCCCCGGCATCCGCGAATTCCTGATCCGCCCCGATCTGTTCGACGGCGCCGCCTATCCAGTCGGCAGCCATATCAATGTCAGCGTGGCCATCGACGGCCTGCCGGAGACGCGGTCCTACTCGCTGGTCGGCGAAGCCTCGCCGCGCGGCTTCAAGATTGCGGTGCGCCGCGCCGAGGACTCCCGCGGCGGCTCGCGCTACATGTGGTCGTTGCAGCCGGGTGCGCGGCTCGACATCAGCAAGCCGTCGTCGCTGCTCGCGGTCGACTGGACGCGTCAAAACTATTGCCTGATCGCCGGCGGCATCGGCATCACCCCGATCCTCGGCGCCGCGCAGGCGCTGGCGCGGCGCGGCGCCGACGTCACGCTGCACTATTCCGTGCGCTCGCGCAGCGAGGCCGCTTATCTCGACGATCTCGCCACGATCCTCGACGATCGTCTGGTCGTTCATGCCAGCGACGAAGGCAAGCGGCTCGATCTCGACGCGTTGTTCGCCTCGCTGCCGAACGGCGCAATCGCGCTGTTCTGCGGCCCGATGCGGATGCTCGATGCCGCGCGCCACGCCTGGATCGGCGCCGGCCATCCGCTCCCCGATCTCCGTTACGAGACCTTTGGCTCCAGCGGCACGCTGCCGACCGAGAGCTTCCGTGTGCGGTTAAAGGATACGGATATTGAGCTCGAGATCCCGCGCGAGCGCTCGATGCTGGATGTGCTCAACGCCAGCGGCCATGATGTCATGTACGATTGCAAGCGCGGCGAATGCGGTCTCTGCGCCATCGACGTGGTTGCCGTCGACGGCGAGATCGACCACCGCGACGTCTTCTTCAGCGACCACCAGAAGCAAGAGAACCGGAAGATCTGCGCCTGCGTCTCGCGTGCGCGCGGCACCATCACCGTGGACACGCTGCTGCGTGCGGATGCGGTCTGA
- a CDS encoding GntR family transcriptional regulator — translation MAEREVDRSVSQTVKAQLALRDQILSGALRPGERISELQAVETTGASRTPVRMALVRLEEEGLLEAIPSGGFMVKAFSERDISDSIELRGTLEGLAARFAAERGVSARELEPLKECLAAIDELLRQVPISVDAFSSYVALNARFHALLTELSRSPPLIRQIDRASALPFASPSGFVMAQSALPEAQQILIIAQEHHRVVIDAIENREGARAEAAMREHARLAVRNLRLALRNRTHLDLLPALALIKSATD, via the coding sequence ATGGCCGAGCGCGAGGTCGACCGCTCCGTCTCGCAGACCGTGAAGGCGCAGCTCGCGCTGCGCGACCAGATCCTGTCTGGCGCCTTGCGTCCGGGCGAGCGCATCTCCGAGCTTCAGGCGGTCGAGACAACAGGCGCCTCGCGCACGCCGGTGCGCATGGCGCTGGTGCGGCTGGAGGAGGAGGGCCTGCTCGAGGCGATCCCTTCCGGCGGCTTCATGGTGAAGGCGTTCTCCGAGCGCGATATTTCAGACTCCATCGAGCTGCGCGGCACGCTGGAAGGTCTCGCCGCCCGCTTTGCGGCCGAGCGCGGCGTCTCCGCGCGCGAGCTCGAGCCGCTCAAGGAGTGCCTGGCTGCGATCGACGAATTGCTGCGCCAGGTGCCGATCTCGGTCGATGCCTTCTCGTCCTATGTCGCCCTGAACGCGCGCTTCCATGCCTTGCTCACCGAACTCTCGCGCAGCCCGCCGCTGATCCGGCAGATCGACCGCGCCTCGGCGCTGCCGTTCGCCTCGCCCAGCGGCTTCGTGATGGCGCAGTCGGCGCTGCCGGAGGCGCAGCAGATCCTGATCATCGCCCAGGAGCACCACCGCGTCGTGATCGACGCGATCGAGAACCGCGAAGGCGCGCGCGCGGAGGCGGCGATGCGCGAGCATGCACGGCTTGCAGTGCGCAATTTGCGGCTCGCGCTCAGAAACCGCACGCATCTCGACCTCCTGCCGGCGCTCGCGCTGATCAAATCCGCAACCGATTGA
- a CDS encoding aromatic ring-hydroxylating dioxygenase subunit alpha produces the protein MTKPFPMNAWYAAAWDAEVKPALLPRTICGKHVVMYRKADGSVAALEDACWHRLVPLSKGRLEGDTVVCGYHGLKYNAQGRCTFMPSQETINPSACVRAYPVVERHRYIWLWMGDPALADPALVPDMHWNHDPAWAGDGKTIRVNCDYRLVLDNLMDLTHETFVHGSSIGNDAVAEAPFDVTHGEKTVTVTRWMRGIEAPPFWAKQLGKPGLVDRWQIIRFEAPCTIAIDVGVAPTGTGAPEGDRSQGVNGFVLNTITPETEKTCHYFWAFVRNYQLGEQRITTEIREGVSGIFREDELILEAQQRAMDENPDRVFYNLNIDAGAMWTRKLIDKMVAKENAPQQLQAAE, from the coding sequence ATGACCAAACCCTTCCCCATGAACGCCTGGTACGCCGCGGCCTGGGACGCGGAGGTGAAGCCGGCGCTGCTGCCGCGGACGATCTGCGGCAAGCATGTCGTGATGTACCGCAAGGCCGACGGCTCCGTCGCCGCGCTGGAGGATGCCTGCTGGCACCGCCTGGTGCCGCTGTCCAAGGGCCGGCTCGAAGGCGACACCGTCGTGTGCGGCTATCACGGCCTCAAATACAACGCGCAGGGCCGCTGCACCTTCATGCCCTCGCAGGAGACCATCAACCCCTCGGCCTGCGTGCGCGCCTATCCCGTGGTCGAGCGCCACCGCTACATCTGGCTCTGGATGGGCGATCCCGCGCTGGCCGATCCCGCGCTGGTCCCGGACATGCACTGGAATCACGATCCGGCCTGGGCCGGCGACGGCAAGACTATCCGCGTCAATTGCGACTACCGCCTCGTGCTCGACAATCTCATGGACCTCACCCACGAGACCTTCGTGCACGGCTCCTCGATCGGCAATGACGCGGTGGCGGAAGCTCCGTTCGACGTCACCCATGGCGAGAAGACGGTGACGGTGACGCGCTGGATGCGCGGCATCGAGGCGCCGCCGTTCTGGGCCAAGCAGCTCGGCAAGCCCGGCCTGGTCGACCGCTGGCAGATCATCCGGTTCGAGGCCCCGTGCACCATCGCCATCGATGTCGGCGTGGCGCCGACTGGCACCGGCGCGCCGGAAGGCGACCGCTCGCAGGGCGTCAACGGCTTCGTGCTCAACACCATCACGCCGGAGACCGAGAAGACCTGCCATTATTTCTGGGCCTTCGTCCGCAACTACCAGCTCGGTGAGCAGCGCATCACCACGGAGATCCGCGAGGGCGTCTCCGGCATCTTCCGCGAGGACGAGCTGATCCTCGAGGCGCAGCAGCGCGCGATGGACGAGAATCCGGATCGCGTCTTCTACAACCTCAACATCGACGCCGGCGCGATGTGGACGCGCAAGCTGATCGACAAGATGGTGGCGAAGGAGAACGCGCCGCAGCAGCTCCAGGCCGCGGAGTAG